A single window of Paenibacillus sp. FSL H8-0537 DNA harbors:
- a CDS encoding class I SAM-dependent methyltransferase has product MKQNKYDESSFFTNYSQMARSIGGLDAAGEWSFFRQMLPKLEGANVLDLGCGFGWHCRYAREQHARSVVGIDLSGNMLERAREMTDDGQIEYRQLAIEDIDFPAEEFDVVISSLALHYVEQLGGLFNKIHHSLTPGGAFVFSVEHPVFTALAGQDWHYGAEGEKLHWPLDDYHREGQRQSRFLEHDVVKYHRTVSTYMNALIESGFELKQLSELQPTKELLASHSAWQEEMRRPMFLLVSVVKK; this is encoded by the coding sequence ATGAAGCAAAACAAATACGATGAGTCCTCTTTTTTTACAAATTATAGCCAGATGGCTCGTTCGATTGGGGGACTCGACGCGGCCGGAGAATGGTCGTTTTTTCGGCAAATGCTGCCGAAGCTGGAGGGTGCAAACGTGCTCGATCTCGGCTGCGGATTCGGCTGGCATTGCCGCTATGCACGGGAACAGCATGCCCGCTCGGTTGTAGGGATTGACCTTTCGGGCAATATGCTGGAACGGGCAAGGGAAATGACAGACGATGGACAGATTGAATATCGCCAGCTTGCGATTGAGGACATCGACTTTCCAGCGGAGGAGTTTGATGTCGTCATTAGTTCGCTTGCGCTTCACTATGTGGAGCAATTGGGCGGCCTCTTCAATAAGATCCACCATTCCCTGACGCCAGGCGGCGCATTTGTCTTTTCGGTTGAGCATCCAGTGTTCACCGCGCTTGCCGGGCAGGATTGGCATTATGGGGCGGAAGGGGAAAAGCTGCATTGGCCGCTGGATGATTATCATAGGGAGGGCCAGCGTCAGTCCAGATTTCTGGAGCATGATGTCGTTAAATACCATCGTACAGTTTCGACCTACATGAACGCGTTGATTGAATCCGGATTCGAGCTTAAGCAGCTTTCGGAGCTGCAGCCGACAAAGGAGCTGCTGGCTAGCCATTCGGCTTGGCAGGAGGAAATGCGCCGTCCGATGTTTTTGCTAGTTTCAGTAGTGAAAAAATAA
- a CDS encoding ABC transporter ATP-binding protein, whose protein sequence is MIRLTTSNLDIGYDERLIVQDLNIAIPQGKITALVGSNGSGKSTILKTMARLMNPSAGSVLLDGKSIHKQATKEVAKQLAILPQNPTAPDGLTVSELVSYGRFPYQKGFGSVSKDDRKIIQWAIEATGMVDFADRPVDQLSGGQRQRAWIAMSLAQETDILFLDEPTTFLDMAHQLEVLHLLEKLNEVNNRTVVMVVHDLNHASRYAHHMIAIKKGSVVGEGSPQEVMTPEILREVFNIEADIMPDPRTGVPLCMPYALAGESAASKVMLDKKPALAGVV, encoded by the coding sequence ATGATTCGCCTCACAACATCGAATCTCGACATTGGTTATGATGAACGGTTAATCGTTCAAGATCTGAATATTGCTATCCCACAAGGAAAAATTACTGCGTTGGTGGGGTCCAACGGTTCGGGTAAATCGACGATTTTGAAAACAATGGCTCGTCTGATGAATCCATCTGCAGGCAGCGTATTGCTGGATGGGAAGTCGATTCATAAGCAAGCGACGAAAGAAGTGGCGAAGCAGCTGGCTATTTTGCCGCAAAATCCGACTGCTCCAGACGGACTGACCGTATCCGAGCTTGTATCGTATGGACGTTTTCCTTATCAGAAGGGCTTCGGCTCTGTGAGCAAGGATGACCGTAAAATTATCCAATGGGCCATTGAAGCGACGGGAATGGTAGATTTTGCTGACCGTCCAGTTGATCAGCTGTCAGGCGGTCAACGCCAGCGTGCTTGGATTGCGATGTCATTGGCACAGGAAACGGATATTTTATTTTTGGATGAGCCAACCACTTTCCTTGATATGGCGCATCAGCTCGAAGTATTGCATCTGCTTGAGAAGCTTAACGAGGTTAATAATCGTACGGTTGTTATGGTTGTCCATGACCTGAACCATGCTTCGCGTTATGCGCATCATATGATTGCTATCAAAAAAGGCAGTGTCGTCGGTGAAGGCTCGCCGCAAGAGGTTATGACACCGGAGATTTTGCGCGAGGTGTTTAACATTGAAGCTGATATTATGCCTGATCCGCGTACCGGTGTTCCGCTGTGCATGCCGTATGCGCTCGCAGGTGAGTCAGCTGCATCCAAAGTTATGCTTGATAAGAAGCCGGCACTAGCTGGAGTTGTATAG
- the nfsA gene encoding oxygen-insensitive NADPH nitroreductase, translating into MWPETIDVLLNHRSIRKFKSNPIPQPTLAKIIEAGQQASTSSSMQCFTVINVSDPDKRKKLAELSGNQAYIEECPVFLVWCADLYRYEQAAKQHYEGELTSTVENFIVATVDTALAAQNAAIAAESLGYGIVYIGGIRNNPQEVSALLGLPAHVYPVFGMCMGEPDQAPLTRPRLPQQAILHENSYDQDAVESGIRQYDETIRQYMLERSEGKLNTSWSESMAAKINHPRLHMGDFLRSKGFLQK; encoded by the coding sequence ATGTGGCCTGAAACGATAGACGTGCTGCTTAATCACCGCTCCATTCGGAAATTTAAATCGAACCCCATTCCACAGCCGACCCTGGCAAAAATAATTGAGGCGGGGCAGCAGGCTTCAACCTCAAGCAGTATGCAGTGCTTCACGGTAATCAACGTGAGTGACCCAGATAAGCGAAAAAAGCTGGCTGAGCTTTCCGGCAATCAGGCCTATATTGAGGAATGTCCCGTATTTCTCGTCTGGTGCGCCGATCTGTACCGTTATGAGCAGGCAGCCAAGCAGCATTATGAGGGCGAGCTTACGAGCACGGTTGAAAATTTTATCGTAGCAACGGTTGATACCGCGCTGGCTGCTCAAAATGCAGCGATCGCAGCGGAATCGCTTGGCTATGGAATTGTTTATATTGGCGGCATCCGCAACAATCCCCAGGAGGTTTCAGCGCTTTTAGGACTGCCAGCGCATGTGTACCCCGTATTCGGGATGTGCATGGGAGAGCCGGATCAAGCGCCGCTGACGCGTCCAAGACTGCCACAGCAGGCGATTTTGCATGAAAATAGCTATGATCAGGATGCGGTGGAAAGCGGCATCCGGCAGTATGACGAGACGATTAGGCAGTATATGCTGGAGCGCTCAGAAGGCAAGCTGAATACGAGCTGGTCCGAATCAATGGCGGCCAAAATCAATCATCCCCGTCTGCATATGGGCGATTTTCTCCGCAGCAAAGGCTTCTTGCAAAAATAA
- a CDS encoding helix-turn-helix domain-containing protein, with the protein MGGEQGQMADKGEHIDDLQLRWVQISKGSFTGGMPALSQNAKLHTLWTIMQGTATVMLHGQPIQLQPGTCVLFEPETTIEVVRAVDGRLQYYSLEFEAASAGDEEDGRELLSFAAGRPHFIKPFAPLMDVLDSLFDLRTAVSGMVRFKRNILLQEGIYLVAAAASASNHSKDGEHVVEQTILYMKENYKGKMTLQELADLAGVGIRQYTHMFKQLTGASPMDYLGKLRMERAKKLLLVPSNDMVTVASHVGFKDEFYFSRKFKQHVGVSPRVYVQTREPRVIGLLYTSHLLALGHVPVGAPDYHLFENYYVRDHVRAMTPFKWEPCDMEAVRAMKPDLILGYEHMRSEEQEQLSQLAEVVPIDWHTQDVYGQLRQISAVVGKRRQEREWMERHLAKAEQARVRIERQIGGMETCAVLVMERDTFRVVGSRNMGHVFFRTLGLNPHPLVKQHMEAGAPFIFSEPKPYDDLSKYDADRLIIMINPKDQGAPETFNQLKMSERWRNLAAVRGGRMHIVPFNKWWVYSPLAIDGQLDEAVAFLHKEDVS; encoded by the coding sequence ATGGGAGGGGAACAAGGGCAAATGGCGGATAAGGGTGAACACATAGATGATTTGCAGCTCCGCTGGGTTCAGATTAGCAAAGGTTCATTTACTGGAGGAATGCCAGCGTTGTCTCAGAACGCTAAGTTACATACGTTATGGACCATAATGCAAGGAACGGCAACGGTGATGCTTCATGGGCAGCCTATACAGCTTCAGCCAGGCACATGTGTTCTGTTCGAGCCCGAGACAACAATAGAGGTCGTTAGAGCAGTGGATGGACGGCTTCAGTATTATTCGCTTGAATTTGAAGCAGCTTCTGCCGGCGATGAAGAGGATGGGAGAGAGCTGCTTTCCTTCGCCGCTGGTCGCCCCCACTTCATTAAGCCATTTGCACCATTAATGGACGTTTTGGATTCTCTGTTTGATTTACGAACGGCTGTAAGCGGGATGGTACGATTTAAGCGCAATATTTTGCTGCAGGAGGGCATTTATTTAGTTGCCGCGGCTGCTTCAGCCTCTAACCACTCTAAGGATGGGGAGCATGTCGTAGAGCAAACGATTTTATATATGAAGGAAAACTATAAAGGTAAAATGACCCTGCAGGAGCTCGCGGATTTAGCGGGTGTCGGCATACGTCAGTATACGCATATGTTCAAGCAGTTGACGGGAGCAAGCCCGATGGATTATTTGGGCAAGCTGCGTATGGAGCGGGCCAAGAAGCTGCTGCTGGTGCCTTCGAATGATATGGTCACAGTAGCCAGTCATGTTGGCTTTAAGGATGAATTTTATTTTAGCAGAAAGTTTAAGCAGCATGTGGGGGTATCTCCTCGGGTATATGTGCAAACGAGAGAACCAAGGGTTATTGGCCTTCTTTATACGTCGCATTTGCTGGCACTTGGTCATGTGCCTGTAGGTGCACCTGATTACCATCTGTTCGAAAATTATTATGTGCGTGATCATGTAAGAGCCATGACACCTTTCAAATGGGAACCCTGTGACATGGAGGCTGTTCGCGCGATGAAGCCTGACTTGATATTAGGTTATGAGCATATGCGCTCTGAGGAGCAGGAGCAGCTTAGCCAGTTGGCCGAGGTGGTTCCTATTGATTGGCATACCCAGGACGTTTATGGGCAGCTGCGACAAATTTCAGCAGTTGTAGGCAAGCGGAGACAGGAACGAGAATGGATGGAGCGGCATTTGGCTAAAGCGGAACAAGCAAGGGTACGCATCGAGCGTCAGATAGGCGGCATGGAGACATGCGCTGTGCTGGTCATGGAGCGTGATACGTTCAGAGTAGTGGGGAGCCGCAATATGGGACATGTTTTTTTTCGGACACTTGGCCTCAATCCCCATCCACTTGTGAAGCAGCATATGGAGGCGGGAGCGCCGTTTATTTTTTCCGAGCCTAAGCCGTATGATGATCTGTCAAAATACGACGCTGATCGGCTCATAATCATGATTAATCCGAAGGATCAAGGGGCTCCAGAAACGTTTAACCAGTTGAAAATGTCCGAACGATGGCGGAATCTCGCGGCAGTACGCGGTGGCAGGATGCATATTGTTCCTTTCAACAAATGGTGGGTGTATTCGCCGCTTGCGATTGATGGGCAGCTTGATGAGGCGGTCGCTTTTTTGCATAAGGAAGATGTAAGTTAA
- a CDS encoding ABC transporter substrate-binding protein, which yields MKKQKRVGSVVNGTRKYTIRLATLLIGCLIVLAGCGTAANSGTKTTASPVQQTTATTEQEQAGTSNTRVVTDSYGEKEIPANPQRIFSVSATTPLLALGITPIGGLNYEITPDYYLNSYKDQITIAGDYPINYESVLELKPDLIIASSFVEADVVDQLSKIAPTVIYPWEVNLYEQLKFIAGVVGKEAVAEQWIKQHEEKAAKYKEEIKQYVEPDETVAAIQIFKNSFQVAGNRNMGHVLYDLLGLKPLPSIQKQIDESEDYFVYTDSLSLEKLPEYDADRLIVKVDITQPGSEQFFEEMQQSAIWKSLSAVKNGKVYIVPHEKWWSYTLFSTDALLDETMQLFKK from the coding sequence ATGAAGAAGCAGAAAAGGGTGGGTTCGGTGGTAAATGGAACAAGGAAATACACGATTAGGTTAGCTACGCTGCTTATAGGGTGTCTGATCGTTCTTGCAGGCTGTGGAACAGCAGCAAATTCAGGTACGAAAACAACAGCATCTCCAGTACAGCAGACGACTGCAACGACTGAGCAAGAGCAGGCGGGCACTTCTAATACACGCGTTGTCACTGATTCATATGGAGAGAAAGAAATTCCGGCTAATCCGCAGCGCATTTTTTCAGTGAGTGCTACTACACCATTGCTGGCACTAGGCATTACGCCGATAGGCGGCTTGAATTATGAAATTACACCGGATTACTATTTAAATAGTTATAAAGATCAAATCACTATTGCTGGAGATTATCCAATTAATTATGAGTCTGTTTTGGAATTAAAGCCAGATCTTATTATCGCTTCTTCCTTTGTCGAAGCAGATGTAGTTGATCAGCTGAGCAAAATTGCACCTACAGTCATTTATCCATGGGAAGTAAATTTGTATGAGCAGCTAAAATTCATAGCCGGCGTTGTAGGGAAAGAAGCAGTGGCCGAGCAATGGATTAAGCAGCATGAAGAGAAAGCGGCGAAATACAAGGAGGAAATCAAGCAGTATGTTGAGCCGGATGAGACGGTTGCTGCTATCCAGATTTTTAAAAACTCCTTCCAGGTAGCTGGTAATCGCAACATGGGACATGTCCTCTATGATTTGCTGGGGCTTAAACCGCTGCCGTCGATTCAGAAGCAAATAGATGAAAGCGAAGATTATTTTGTTTATACCGATTCGCTATCCCTTGAAAAATTGCCGGAGTATGATGCCGACCGATTGATCGTCAAAGTAGACATTACACAGCCGGGTTCCGAGCAATTTTTTGAAGAAATGCAGCAATCGGCCATTTGGAAAAGTCTTTCCGCAGTGAAAAATGGCAAAGTTTATATCGTGCCGCATGAAAAATGGTGGTCCTATACTTTGTTCTCAACAGATGCTCTACTGGATGAAACGATGCAGCTATTCAAAAAATAA
- a CDS encoding stage II sporulation protein M, with the protein MFKPREILDHFRSMSGYIAFGCILFFAGIVVGGSNTAISDMMDQQLEAIAELAQQLDQSDNPTMSYILFIFFNNAIKSLFIMYLGAFLGLVPLFFLVFNGMIIGYLLNRTAELQGAGTVMEMIFKGLLPHGIIEIPAIIIAGAYGMRFGVLVLKLMKSTVSPNGQVDKSGLEILFFMKKTIPVAVVLTISLLVASLIESIITPWLLNM; encoded by the coding sequence TTGTTCAAGCCTCGGGAAATTCTCGATCACTTTCGCTCGATGAGCGGCTATATTGCCTTTGGGTGTATCCTATTTTTTGCCGGTATTGTTGTAGGTGGAAGCAATACGGCGATTAGCGACATGATGGATCAACAGCTGGAGGCGATAGCAGAGCTGGCACAGCAGCTCGATCAGTCAGATAATCCGACGATGAGCTATATATTGTTCATTTTTTTCAACAATGCCATTAAATCACTCTTCATTATGTATCTCGGTGCGTTCCTTGGATTAGTTCCGCTGTTCTTCCTCGTCTTTAATGGAATGATTATTGGTTATTTGCTGAACCGGACAGCTGAGCTGCAGGGAGCGGGCACTGTAATGGAAATGATTTTTAAAGGCTTGCTGCCGCACGGCATTATTGAAATTCCGGCAATTATTATTGCTGGTGCATATGGCATGCGATTTGGCGTCCTCGTTTTAAAACTGATGAAATCGACGGTTAGCCCAAATGGGCAGGTCGATAAGAGCGGTTTGGAAATTTTATTTTTTATGAAAAAAACCATCCCAGTCGCTGTTGTGCTTACGATTTCTCTGCTAGTGGCTTCCTTAATTGAAAGCATCATTACACCTTGGCTTCTGAACATGTAA